Proteins encoded within one genomic window of uncultured Desulfobacter sp.:
- a CDS encoding DegT/DnrJ/EryC1/StrS aminotransferase family protein, which produces MEFSPWPNFEEDEIQSAVNVLKTGKVNQWTGHEVGLFEKEFGDYTGTHYAVALANGSLALDLALEALDVGRGDEVIVTPRSFLASVSCVCLRGAVPVFVDVDLESQNITAENIELAVTDKTKAIVAVNLAGWPCEISEILEICRYNGIGLVEDCAQSHGASTKKVKVGSMGDVGVFSFCQDKIMTTGGEGGLLVTNNKNIRDRVWSYKDHGKDFKESTSSQSSGSIFKWLAKSFGTNCRMTEMQAAIGRKQLKKLDKWIDKRRYYAELFNQSFSKLPGLRTTIPPKHIYHSYYKYYVFVRPDALKTGWPVFKILDALREKGIFCNSGICPEIYRERAFHNYPFRVVASGKKVKRLPNARLLGKTSMMFQVHPTLTTKHIEYMIDQVEDVLTRAVR; this is translated from the coding sequence ATGGAGTTTTCGCCATGGCCTAACTTTGAAGAAGATGAGATTCAGTCCGCTGTAAATGTTTTGAAAACCGGCAAAGTGAACCAGTGGACAGGTCATGAGGTTGGGTTGTTTGAAAAAGAATTTGGAGATTATACAGGGACCCACTATGCTGTTGCCTTGGCAAATGGGAGCTTAGCACTGGATCTGGCTTTGGAGGCTCTGGATGTAGGGCGTGGTGATGAGGTTATTGTTACCCCACGATCTTTTTTGGCTTCTGTGAGTTGTGTTTGTCTTAGAGGTGCTGTACCCGTTTTTGTTGATGTGGATCTGGAAAGTCAGAATATTACTGCAGAAAATATAGAGCTTGCTGTTACCGATAAAACAAAAGCTATTGTTGCCGTTAACCTTGCAGGCTGGCCTTGTGAAATAAGTGAGATTTTGGAAATCTGCCGATATAATGGGATAGGATTGGTTGAAGACTGCGCGCAGTCTCATGGGGCATCCACTAAAAAAGTTAAAGTGGGATCAATGGGTGATGTGGGTGTTTTTTCTTTTTGCCAGGATAAAATCATGACTACTGGTGGAGAGGGAGGGCTCTTGGTTACAAACAATAAAAACATACGAGACCGAGTTTGGAGCTATAAGGACCATGGTAAAGATTTTAAGGAGTCTACAAGTTCTCAATCCTCTGGTTCTATCTTTAAATGGCTTGCCAAAAGCTTTGGGACTAATTGCCGTATGACTGAAATGCAGGCTGCAATAGGTCGAAAACAACTTAAAAAGCTTGATAAATGGATTGATAAACGAAGGTATTATGCTGAATTGTTCAATCAGTCGTTTTCGAAATTGCCAGGACTGAGGACTACTATTCCTCCAAAACATATATATCATTCATATTACAAATATTATGTGTTTGTGAGACCTGATGCCCTTAAGACCGGATGGCCTGTTTTCAAAATTCTGGATGCTTTGAGGGAAAAAGGCATTTTCTGCAATTCTGGCATTTGTCCTGAGATTTATAGGGAACGAGCGTTTCATAACTATCCTTTCAGGGTTGTGGCTTCTGGGAAGAAGGTGAAACGGCTGCCGAATGCAAGACTTTTAGGGAAAACTTCAATGATGTTTCAGGTTCATCCGACCCTCACAACCAAGCATATTGAGTACATGATTGATCAAGTCGAAGATGTTTTGACTCGAGCTGTTCGATGA
- a CDS encoding acyltransferase translates to MEDRFADWSFPEIIEGRPTIYNWVVQSVEGFKLGYKTDIGAFSYINATHGVEIGDYVQIGSHCAIYSTSTIDDRQGRVVLKRNCRIGSHSTIMPGITIGENTIVGAHSFINRDLPDNIVAFGSPVKIIRNLE, encoded by the coding sequence ATGGAAGACAGGTTTGCAGATTGGTCATTTCCGGAAATTATTGAGGGGAGACCCACCATTTATAATTGGGTGGTACAAAGTGTTGAGGGTTTTAAGCTAGGATATAAAACTGATATAGGGGCATTTTCATATATTAATGCAACGCATGGAGTCGAGATTGGTGATTATGTTCAAATCGGGTCTCACTGTGCCATCTATTCTACTTCAACTATTGACGATAGACAAGGACGAGTCGTGTTAAAAAGGAACTGCCGTATTGGAAGTCACTCTACAATTATGCCTGGTATCACCATAGGTGAAAATACAATCGTGGGGGCTCATAGTTTTATTAACCGGGATTTACCGGATAATATTGTGGCCTTTGGTTCCCCTGTAAAAATTATCAGAAATTTGGAGTAA